One region of Wyeomyia smithii strain HCP4-BCI-WySm-NY-G18 chromosome 3, ASM2978416v1, whole genome shotgun sequence genomic DNA includes:
- the LOC129730283 gene encoding uncharacterized protein Rv2082-like — protein MAIYDRSVKVPKNKLKACAICLLLCLASLPELSEARKVVGGGRVTKPTANRGYANPDVAKLSYSPSYAAAPKPPVAAPAAPAPVQQTANSPIGWNVPHNAPPPYSAHTNQGPPPPYASQANPNMNTRFNEPPPAYSPGTQGFQPAPNFQGGVGQPAYGYHPQPAQGFPGAQPGGYPGSYQPAGGFAPAGFPQQPGFQPPGGGFQQPGTVIHHYEQPSSGGSGLGTVLGAGVAGLAAGAGGAALYDALKPKDSKEAAPATTETTTTTTTTTLAPINPNGDAPLAPVAANPNGDVSLAPMPTEASTMSSDNPLGMAPLATMSAADGTSSDAPISTAAVEVPNAALSVEPNQAVPLAPFAVSENGTSTTAMVAETTTSATVPLMAAAGEPTSAPQQAAAPAAGSARDVRFSSFLIVIPALCRFLLW, from the coding sequence ATGGCGATCTACGATCGGAGTGTGAAGGTGCCCAAAAATAAACTGAAAGCTTGTGCGATTTGTTTGTTGCTTTGCTTAGCTAGTCTACCAGAGCTGAGTGAAGCACGGAAAGTGGTTGGAGGTGGGCGTGTTACAAAACCTACTGCAAATCGGGGCTATGCAAATCCGGATGTTGCCAAGCTGAGTTACTCGCCGAGTTATGCTGCAGCACCTAAGCCACCGGTAGCTGCACCTGCCGCCCCCGCACCAGTTCAACAAACAGCAAATTCTCCAATCGGGTGGAATGTTCCGCACAATGCTCCGCCTCCATACTCGGCACACACGAATCAAGGCCCACCGCCGCCGTATGCTTCGCAAGCTAATCCAAATATGAACACAAGATTTAACGAACCTCCACCAGCGTATTCTCCTGGCACTCAAGGATTCCAACCAGCTCCCAATTTCCAAGGCGGTGTTGGCCAGCCAGCGTACGGTTATCATCCTCAACCCGCGCAAGGTTTTCCAGGAGCACAGCCTGGCGGTTATCCCGGAAGTTATCAACCGGCAGGTGGTTTCGCACCAGCTGGTTTCCCGCAGCAGCCTGGTTTTCAACCACCCGGTGGCGGTTTCCAGCAGCCAGGAACGGTCATTCATCACTACGAACAACCTTCTTCTGGTGGTAGCGGTCTAGGAACAGTGCTTGGAGCGGGAGTTGCTGGTTTGGCTGCCGGTGCTGGTGGAGCTGCTCTTTACGATGCTCTCAAACCAAAAGATTCCAAAGAAGCTGCACCAGCAACCACGGAAACTACCACAACAACAACTACAACCACTCTAGCACCGATAAATCCTAATGGAGATGCTCCTCTGGCCCCAGTTGCTGCAAACCCCAATGGTGATGTTTCTCTGGCGCCAATGCCAACGGAAGCATCGACGATGTCTTCTGATAACCCACTCGGAATGGCTCCGCTGGCAACTATGTCCGCCGCTGACGGTACCTCTTCGGATGCTCCTATTAGCACAGCGGCTGTAGAAGTTCCGAATGCCGCCTTAAGTGTCGAGCCCAATCAAGCAGTACCGTTGGCACCGTTTGCGGTTTCTGAAAATGGCACTTCGACGACTGCCATGGTAGCGGAAACGACAACATCGGCCACCGTCCCGCTGATGGCCGCTGCTGGAGAACCC